The genomic DNA CCGGCTGGAGATGAAATTGTGATCGGCTAGACCCTCAAAGGTTGCGATGCAAACAAGGGCCGCGGCTGGTGCGCGGCTTTTTTCTTGGATGGCCATGCGCTCTAAAATCTCCATTCTTCCTGAAAATCTCTGCAACATGATCGCCGCCGGAGAGGTGGTGGAGCGCCCGGCCTCCGTCATCAAGGAGTTGCTGGAAAATGCTCTGGATGCCGGGGCGGGCGATATATTGGTCGAAGCGGAAAACGGCGGGAAAAAACTGATGCGCGTCACCGACGACGGCGAGGGTATGACTCGCGACGATGCTTTTCTCTGTCTGGAGCGACATGCCACGAGCAAGATCCGCGCACCGCGGGATCTCGCCGCCTTGACCACCCTTGGGTTTCGCGGCGAGGCGCTGCCGGCCATCGCCTCGGTGAGCCGGCTGACCTTGCGGACCTGCGCCAACGAGCAGGGCGAGGGCGTGGAAATTTATCTCGAAGGCGGCAGCGTGCGCAACAGCAGGGATCTGGGATTGCCGCGCGGCACCAGCATCGAGGTGCGCAGTCTGTTCTTCAACACTCCGGCGCGGCGCAAATTTCTGCGGCGCGATGAAACGGAACTGGGCCATATCGCCGATGTCGTCACCAAGCAGGCGTTGGCCCATCCGCAGGTCCGCTTTCGCCTGGTGCATAATGGTCGTCAACTCTTCGAGGTCCGGCGCGGCAGTCGGCTCGATGAGCGCATCGCCGCGTTTCTCGGCCGGCCCCTGCTCAAGGATCTGGTGCCGGTGCAGGCAGGCAACAAGGGCGAGCTCCATTTGTCCGGTTTTGTTTGTCCACCGACCATTCATCGCTCGGCGAGCAGCGCCATCTACACCTTCATCAACGGGCGCTATGTGCGCGACCGGGTGGTGCAGCACGGGGTGCTCGAAGGCTATCGCACCCTCCTGATGAAGGGACGCTATCCGGTGGTGGTGCTGTTTCTGGAGATCGATCCGGCCGAGGTGGACGTCAATGTGCATCCCACCAAGCATGAGGTGCGTTTTCGCGACCAGGCGCGGGTTCACGACTTCATCGCCGAGGCCGTGCGCCAGGTGCTCAAGGATTCGCCGGGTCTGCGCTCCGCACCTGAATCCCGGATCTTTGCGCCGCGTGCCGAGGATGCCCAGGCACTGTCGGCTCCTCGGCCCGATGCCGCCGAGATGGCGCGACATCGGGTCGAAGAGGCGCTGAGCAGCTATGGTCGACGGACGGATGTCGCTCCGGCGGCGCCTGTTTTCAGGGCGCAGCCGGCCGCCACGGCCCCCTCGGACTCTTCGGCTCGTTCGGTATCCGAGGCGGTGGGCGGTTTCTTTTCTTCCTTGCGCTATCTCGGCCAATACCGCAACGGCTATCTGCTGTGCCAGGACGGTGAAGATCTGATCCTGATCGATCAGCATGCCGCCCATGAACGGATACGTTTTGAAAAATTGCGGGCGGATTTTCAGCGCGGCGAGCCGGCCCGGCAAAGCCTGTTGTTTCCCGAGATCATCGAGTTTGATTTCAAAGCTGCCGCCGCCCTGGCCGAAACCCTGCCGCTGGCGGAGCGCTTTGGTTTTGAGATCGAGCCCTTCGGCGGCAAGGCCTTTGCCGTCAAGGCGGTGCCGACGACCCTGGTCGGGGCGGATGTGGAAAGGCTTTTGCGCGATCTGGTGGCCGATCTGGAAGAGATAGGCCGAAGCGGCGTCGCCGATGATGCCCTGGATGAGGTGTTCATGCGCCTGGCCTGCCATGGGGTGGTGCGGGCCGATCAGGCCTTGACCCCCGGCGAGGCGCAACGGTTGCTGCGCGATCTCGACGAGGTTGATTTCAGCGCGCACTGTCCCCATGGGCGTCCGGTGCAGGTTCGTTTGACCCTGGGCGAAGTGGAACGCATGTTTCGACGCGCTTGAGGGCAAGGACCATGATGCGACGGAAAAAAATCGCCCTGGTGGTGCTCTGTGGTCCGACGGGCGGAGGAAAAACCGCTCTGGCCGCGCGTCTTTGCGAACACTGGCCCCTGGAGGTGATTTCCGCCGACAGCCGTCAGGTGTTTCGCGGCATGGATGTCGGCACGGCCAAGGCCAGTCGCGCCGAGCAGGCGCTGGTTCCTCATCAGCTCATCGATGTGGTCGATCCCGATGAAGAGTTCTCCGCGGCCGATTTCGCCGAACGTGGACGAACGCTCATCGAGGACATCGTTGCGCGCGGCCGACGGCCCTGGGTGGTGGGCGGCACGGGTTTTTACATCCGCGCCCTGACCCAAGGGCTGCTGGATGCCCCTTCGGGCGACGAGGGACTGCGCCGCCGCTGGCATGCCCTGGCGCGGGAGCAGGGGAGTTCGGCTCTTTGGGAACGGCTGCGCCAGGTCGATCCCCGGGCGGCGGCGCGGATTCATCCCAACAACGTCGTGCGGGTGGTGCGGGCGCTGGAAGTCTTCACCCTGACGGGGCGGCCCATCTCCGAACTGCAGGAGCGCCATCGCTTTGAGGACCGGCCCTATGCCTTGCTGAAACTCGGCGTCATGCCGTCGCGCGACGAATTGTTCCGCCGCATCGACGAGCGGGTCGACGCCATGGCCAACGGGGGGTTGTTCGAGGAAGCGCAGGCCCTGCTCGCCCGCGGCTACAGCCCGCGGCTCAAGTCGTTGCGCACCCTGGGCTACGGTGAAGCCATCGCCTATTTGCGCGGAGAAATCAGCCGTGAACGGGCGTTGGAGCTTATCAAGGTGCACACCCGGCAATACGCCAAACGCCAGTTGACCTGGTTTCAAAAAGACCCCGAAATAATTTGGGTTGATTCCTTGAGAGAGTTTGCTACAATCCAGCAGTTGATTGAAAATTTTTATTCTTAATGTGCGCTGAGAAGGAGTGGACATGGCAAAGACCCCGTTCAACATTCAGGACCAGTACCTCAACCAGGCCCGCAAAGAGCGGGTCCACGTGAACATCACCATGATGTCGGGAGAGAAGCTCGTCGGCTACATCAAGTCCTTCGACAGCTTCTGCGTACTTGTGGACAGCAGCGGCGACATTCTGCTCTACAAACACGCGATTGCCGCCATCACCTCCTCGGACGGTAATTTCCGTCTGCACGGGGGCAAAGACTAACCCCTTTCCGCAGTCGTCGCAGCAACCAGAGGTCCCCGGCCGAAGACGCATCACGTCCGACGGGGGCCTTTGTCTTTGGCGCGGGACGCAGCCGACTTCATGCTGAAAATTACCGACATCCATCCCGGAGGCATCGGCGAGGAGCTTGAACTCGAGCCCGGCGACTTGGTGCTGGCCGTCAGCGGGCAGCGGGTGCGCGACCTGCTCGACTTTCACCTGTTCTGCGGCGAGGCCGCCGAGTTCGTGCTGGAGGTGCAGAAAAAACAGGGCGAGATCTGGGATCTGCACATCGAAAAAGGCGAGGATGAGGATCTCGGCATTGAATTCGAGCATCCCGAACCCACCCAGTGCGGCAACAATTGCCTGTTCTGCTTTGTTCATCAGCTGCCGCGCGGCATGCGGCGCACCCTCTACGTCAAGGATGAGGATTACCGGTTCTCCTATCTTTATGGTAGCTACATCACCCTGACCAACGTGGGCGAAAAGGAAATCGAGCGGATCGTCTCGCAGAAGCTCTCGCCCCTTTACATATCGGTGCATGCGACGGATGAACCCCTGCGCAACCACCTGCTCGGTCAGGACGTTCCCGCCATTTTACCTTTGTTGCGGCGGCTGATCGACGCCGGCATCGAACTTCACACCCAGATCGTGCTCTGTCCCGGCCTCAACGACGGCGCGCAACTGAACAAATCCATCACCGATCTTCAGGCTCTTTCTCCCGGGGTACGATCCCTGGCGGTCGTACCCGTGGGGCTGACCGGCTTTCGCCGGCGTCTGCCCGACCTGCGAGTGCCGAGTTCCGCGGAGGCCCTGGACGTTCTCGACACCATCGAACATTTCCAGCAGCGTTTCCTAAAGATCGGCGGCAGCCGCTTCGTCTTTGCCGCCGATGAGCTTTATCTCAAGGCCGGCCGCGATTTCCCCCCCGTCGAGTGCTACGAAGACTTCCCCCAGTGGGAAAACGGCGTCGGCATGATCGCCCTGTTTCGCGAGGAAGCCGCCGAAGCTCTGGGCCAGGCACGCCCCTTGTCCCTGAAGGAGGTGTCCCTGGTGACCGGAGAATCAGCCGCCGCGGAACTGAAGCGCTTTGCCTCTGACCTGGGCCGCAAGACCGGCGTGCGCATCGCGGTGCAGGTCGTGCACAATGCTTTTTTCGGCGGCCATGTCAGCGTCACCGGCCTTCTGACCGGGCGCGACATCCTCGCGCAGTTGCGCGGCAAGCCCCTGGGCGAGGTTTTGTTTCTGCCCGATGTACTGTTCAGGGACGGGGACGATCTGCTCCTTGACGATCTGAGCCTCACCGATCTGGAGCGGGAGTTGGGCGTACCCGTGGAAAAGGTGGCCGGCACCCCCTTGGGCCTGCTGGCAGGCCTGGAAGTCATGGATGAAATTCTCCATGAAGAGGAGCCGGACTGATGGATGAACACAAGCGCTGGCACCGTCGCCGGCTTCTGGAAGAGGCCGCGCGCGGACTTGAAGGCAACGGTTTTTCTGTGCAGGTCTGCGAAACCGTCGCGGAGGCGTTACCCTTTTTGCTGCATCAGACCGAGGAGGCGCAAACCGTCGGTTTTGGCGGATCCATGACCCTGGCCGCCCTCGATCTGCCGGCGCGCTGCGAAGCGCTGGGCAAACAAACCCTCGTGCATGGTCGCCCAGGCCTGAGTCCCGAAGAGCGCCGGCGAATCATGGCTGCCCAACAGAGCTGTGATCTGTTTTTCACCAGCACCAACGCCCTGACCCTCAAGGGGCAACTGGTCAATATTGATGCCACAGGCAACCGCGTCTGCGCCATGGCCTTTGGGCCGCGGCGCGTGATACTGGTGGCCGGGGTGAACAAGGTCTGTGCCGATCTCGATGCTGCTCTGCGCCGGGTCAAGGAGGTCGCCTGTCCGCCCAATGCCCGCCGGCTCAATTTCAAGACCCCCTGCGCCGCCACCGGTCTGTGCAGCGACTGCAATTCGCCGGAGCGCATTTGTCGCATCACGACCATCATCGACAAAAAGCCCCGTGCCACGGAGATGCTGGTCTGTCTGATCAATGAAGATCTCGGCTATTAAGAAAAAACCTGAGATAAATATCGATAAGTAGCGAAAGGATCTACGCATATGCAGGAAGTCGAGCAGCTTATGATCAAGGGGCGCACAGCCCTGGAAACGGGTGAGTTCGCCGAAGCGGCACGGTTGTTCCGGCAGGCTCTTGAGTCGTCCCCTGATCGCGCCGATGTGCACGCGGCGCTGGGCGAGGCCCTGGCCGAGCAGGGAAAGACCGCCGAGGCCCGCAAGCATCTGGAAAAAGCCATCGAACTTGATTCCGAGGATCTCGATGCGCGCTATGCCCTGGGGGATCTGTGTTTTGAGGAAGGGCAGGCCGAGCAGGCCCTCAAGATTTATCAGGGAATTCTAGACCTCGCTCCCGATGAAGCCGATGCCTGGGTCAGTTGCGGCCTGGTGCATTTCCACCGCGAGGATATGGAGAGGGCGGAGAACTGCTACCACAGAGCCCTGGCCATGGATCCCGATTCAGTCTTCGCGCGCAATTCCCTGGGCGATGTCTTCTATGCCCAGGGCCGGGCGGAGGAAGCCGTGGCCCAATATCGCCGCGTGGTCGAGATCGATCCCGAGGACGCTCAGGCCCATTACAATCTGGCCGAAATCTATTACGACACCGGCGACCTTCGGGGCGCCGAGGACGAGTGTCGCAAGGCTTTGACCCTGGATCCCGGGTTCTCCTTTGCCTATATGACCCTCGGCAACATCTGTCTTGATCAAGAACAGCCGCGCCAGGCTCTGGATTGGTTCCAGAAGTTCCTGCTGCACGAGACGTCCGCCGGCGCCTCCGACATCCGCGACGAGGTGGCGGCGGTGGTCGCCGGACTCAAGGAAGAATTGGGTCAGGGATAAGAGTTCCGCCCCGGGGTTCGCGGCATCCATGGCCAAGGCCGCATGAACCCATCCCTGGGGCTTGGCCGGCGCCATCCCGTCGCCGGACACCTTCGCCATGGATACCGCGACCCCTCCTTGGCAAGGGTGAATGGATTGGGGTCTGGGAAACTCGGCATTTCCAGAACATCTTGCGCGGAGGGTGCAATCCATGGTGCGGGGCATGGCGATTCTGTTGATCATGCAATTGCTCGGCGAGGTGATATCTCGTGGCTTGAACATTCCCATTCCCGGCAACGTCATCGGCATGGGATTGCTGTTGGCGGCACTGGGGGTGGGCTGGGTCAGGGTGCAGTGGATTCAGGAGGCCGCGGAGTTGCTGCTTTCTCACCTGGCTTTGTTTTTCGTGCCGGCCGGAGTCGGCGTCATGGTCTATTTTGACCTGATCGCCGCCGAATGGCTGCCCATCGTTACGGCCACGGTGCTGAGCACCTTCGTGGTGATGGCGGTGACCGGCCGTGTTGCTCTGCGTCTGGATCGCGGCAGGAGCGACCATGATCGATGACCTGCTGTCCTCGCCGTTGTTTGGTGTCGCGCTGACCCTGGCGGTCTACGCCCTGGCACAGAAAGTCTACTTACGCACGGGGAGCATTTTCTTCAATCCCGTGGCGGTGTCCATCGCTTCGATCATCGGTTTACTTCTGCTGTTTCGCATCCCCTATGAAACCTATGCCGTCGGCGGGCGTCTGGTGCTTTTTTTGCTCGGGCCCTCGGTGGTGGCTTTGGCGCTGCCTCTGTATGTGCGCCGTCGGGAAATTCTTGAGCGCAAGGTTCCCATATTGCTGGGCATAGGGGCGGGCGCTCTGGCCTCCATTGTTTCGGCGGCGGGCCTGGCCTGGGTGCTGGGGGGCAGTCGCGAGGTGATTCTGTCTCTGGCGCCCAAATCGGTGACGACGCCGATTGCCATCGGCATCGTGGAGAAGATCGGCGGCTTGCCGCCTTTGACGGCGGCCCTGGTGGTTCTGACCGGCTGTTTGGGGGCGATCTGCGGCCCAGAATTCTGTCGTCTGATCGGGGTACGCGATCCGGCGGCCATGGGCCTTGCGGTCGGCACCGCCGCACATGGCATCGGCACGGCGCGCATGCTTGAGGTCGATCGGCTCGGCGGCGCCGTCTCGGGGCTGGCGATCGGGCTCAATGGCCTGATCACCGCTTTTGTGCTGCCGTTGATCGTCGCGATGTTTCTTTGAGGCCACGATCGTTCAACACGGCAATTCATCTGCTAAAAAAAACCGTTCCAGCCGCAACAACTTCGAATCCGGTTTTCGGACGCCGGTTCGTTTCCCAAAACGGGAATCGAATTGGCCGCAGTCTTTCCAGCGAGGAACACGACATCAAGTTTGCCCTGCTTTTGCTCCAGATAGCGGCAGAGGATCTTGTAGCCATCGAGATCAAAGCCAAGTGACTCGTTGTGACGCTCAAGGATGTCGGCAAGCGCTGTCTCATCCTGAGCCGTGCCCAGGTGACACCACTGATCAAAGACATGCACGGCGCTGCATCCGGTGGGAGATTTTTCCCGAAAGCCGACCGTTCCGGCAAACGGCCAGGCGCGCAGTTTTAGCGCCGAGAGCGCCATCTGTAGGCGCACCCGGTGTGGCGCGGGCGGCTCTTGCCCGAGGCAGGCGCCCCGGCATTTTTTGAGCTGATAGGCAAAGCAGGCGCCCCGGCCCTTTTCCAGGCCCATGACTTTGAGGCACAGATTGTGTTCCGAGGCGATCTCTCGCAGAGCTTTCTGGGCTTCGCGCGGGCTGCGAAACAATCCGTGGATGTGCGCCAGATCCTTTGGTGCCACATGCGTGAGGGAGAGGATTTCAACAGCGCCTTGAGAGGGATCGGACGCGAGGCGCAGGGTGTGCAATTCGCGCGTGCGGCGCAGGCGGCGGTTATGCACGGGCGAGAGCTCCTTGACGAGACGCGCTTCCAGCAGCAGCGCACCCAGTTCGCCGGCGGTTTCGAAAAATTCGAGGCGATGAATCTGCTGGGAGAGGCGCATGTCCTTGTGTCGCCGATGATCGCCGGAAAAATGCGAGAGCACCCGCGCGCGCAGATCGATGCTCTTACCGACATAAAGCACGCTGTCGTTTTCACCATGGAACAGATAGACCCCGGGCGCATTGGGCAGCGCCTCGATCTGCTCGGGCGGCACGTTGGGCGGCAGGCTCGGGCGGCCGAGCATGCGACGCAATTCCTTTTCAAGAACTTCGGACGGGTTTTCCGCAAGCGCCTTGCATAGAAATTCCCAGGTCATGCGCACATCGCCCAGCGCGCGGTGACGTGCCTGGCTGCTCAGGCCATGGCGCTCGATGAGGGCATCAAGGCCGTGACGGCGATGCTCGGGATACAGGCGGCGGGAGAGCTTGAGGGTGCAGAGGGTTTTTTCCTGGTAATCCAGGCCCAGTCGGGCGAACTCGTTCTTGAGAAATCCGTAGTCAAAGCGGGCGTTGTGGGCGATGAGCACCTTGCCGCTCAGACGCTGGTGCAGATCCTCGGCCAATTCTTCAAAGGTCGGCGCAGCGGCCACTAGCTCGTCGCTGATGCCGGTGTACTGGGTGATGAAGGGTGAAATGCGCACCTGGGGATTGACCAGGCTCGACCACTCTTCCACCATCTGGCCGTGGAGAATTTCACACAAGCCGATTTCGATGATGCGGTTGTGCGTCGGACTGGTGCCGGTGGTTTCCAGATCCAGCACAACGCAGTGGGCAGGCAGCATAAGAAATCCTGAGGAAATGCCTTTGGGCGGTTGGTCACACGGTCCTATCTTGCCTGCGCAAGCTCTTCAGATCAAGAGGCCGGGTCACCATGTGCAACTCCCCACGATCATCGAACGGCCACAGCTCCTGAGGCCGATCCCAGTAGAGCTCAAGTCCGTTGCCATCGGGGTCGCGCAAATAGAGCGCTTCGCTGACGCCATGATCGCTCGCGCCATCGAGGGCGATGGAAGCTGCTTCCAGGCGCAGCAGGGCATCGGCCAGTGCTGCGCGGGTCGGGTAGCGAATGGCAACATGAAAAAGCCCGGTGGTTCCCTCGGGAGGAGCAGAGCCGCCCTTGCTTTGCCAGGTGTTCAACCCAAGATGGTGGTGATAATCGCCGGCGGCAATGAAGGCGGCATCCGCCCCATAGCGCTGGGTCAGCTTAAAGCCGAGCACTCCGCAATAAAACGCCAGGGATCGCTCCAGATCCGCAACTTTGAGATGGACATGGCCGATGGTTACTCCGGGATCGATCGCGCCAAAAGACGTGGATGTATATGGAATTTCAGATCGCGTCGTCAT from Geoalkalibacter sp. includes the following:
- the mutL gene encoding DNA mismatch repair endonuclease MutL, which encodes MRSKISILPENLCNMIAAGEVVERPASVIKELLENALDAGAGDILVEAENGGKKLMRVTDDGEGMTRDDAFLCLERHATSKIRAPRDLAALTTLGFRGEALPAIASVSRLTLRTCANEQGEGVEIYLEGGSVRNSRDLGLPRGTSIEVRSLFFNTPARRKFLRRDETELGHIADVVTKQALAHPQVRFRLVHNGRQLFEVRRGSRLDERIAAFLGRPLLKDLVPVQAGNKGELHLSGFVCPPTIHRSASSAIYTFINGRYVRDRVVQHGVLEGYRTLLMKGRYPVVVLFLEIDPAEVDVNVHPTKHEVRFRDQARVHDFIAEAVRQVLKDSPGLRSAPESRIFAPRAEDAQALSAPRPDAAEMARHRVEEALSSYGRRTDVAPAAPVFRAQPAATAPSDSSARSVSEAVGGFFSSLRYLGQYRNGYLLCQDGEDLILIDQHAAHERIRFEKLRADFQRGEPARQSLLFPEIIEFDFKAAAALAETLPLAERFGFEIEPFGGKAFAVKAVPTTLVGADVERLLRDLVADLEEIGRSGVADDALDEVFMRLACHGVVRADQALTPGEAQRLLRDLDEVDFSAHCPHGRPVQVRLTLGEVERMFRRA
- the miaA gene encoding tRNA (adenosine(37)-N6)-dimethylallyltransferase MiaA yields the protein MMRRKKIALVVLCGPTGGGKTALAARLCEHWPLEVISADSRQVFRGMDVGTAKASRAEQALVPHQLIDVVDPDEEFSAADFAERGRTLIEDIVARGRRPWVVGGTGFYIRALTQGLLDAPSGDEGLRRRWHALAREQGSSALWERLRQVDPRAAARIHPNNVVRVVRALEVFTLTGRPISELQERHRFEDRPYALLKLGVMPSRDELFRRIDERVDAMANGGLFEEAQALLARGYSPRLKSLRTLGYGEAIAYLRGEISRERALELIKVHTRQYAKRQLTWFQKDPEIIWVDSLREFATIQQLIENFYS
- the hfq gene encoding RNA chaperone Hfq, whose product is MAKTPFNIQDQYLNQARKERVHVNITMMSGEKLVGYIKSFDSFCVLVDSSGDILLYKHAIAAITSSDGNFRLHGGKD
- a CDS encoding DUF512 domain-containing protein: MLKITDIHPGGIGEELELEPGDLVLAVSGQRVRDLLDFHLFCGEAAEFVLEVQKKQGEIWDLHIEKGEDEDLGIEFEHPEPTQCGNNCLFCFVHQLPRGMRRTLYVKDEDYRFSYLYGSYITLTNVGEKEIERIVSQKLSPLYISVHATDEPLRNHLLGQDVPAILPLLRRLIDAGIELHTQIVLCPGLNDGAQLNKSITDLQALSPGVRSLAVVPVGLTGFRRRLPDLRVPSSAEALDVLDTIEHFQQRFLKIGGSRFVFAADELYLKAGRDFPPVECYEDFPQWENGVGMIALFREEAAEALGQARPLSLKEVSLVTGESAAAELKRFASDLGRKTGVRIAVQVVHNAFFGGHVSVTGLLTGRDILAQLRGKPLGEVLFLPDVLFRDGDDLLLDDLSLTDLERELGVPVEKVAGTPLGLLAGLEVMDEILHEEEPD
- a CDS encoding lactate utilization protein; the protein is MDEHKRWHRRRLLEEAARGLEGNGFSVQVCETVAEALPFLLHQTEEAQTVGFGGSMTLAALDLPARCEALGKQTLVHGRPGLSPEERRRIMAAQQSCDLFFTSTNALTLKGQLVNIDATGNRVCAMAFGPRRVILVAGVNKVCADLDAALRRVKEVACPPNARRLNFKTPCAATGLCSDCNSPERICRITTIIDKKPRATEMLVCLINEDLGY
- a CDS encoding tetratricopeptide repeat protein — protein: MQEVEQLMIKGRTALETGEFAEAARLFRQALESSPDRADVHAALGEALAEQGKTAEARKHLEKAIELDSEDLDARYALGDLCFEEGQAEQALKIYQGILDLAPDEADAWVSCGLVHFHREDMERAENCYHRALAMDPDSVFARNSLGDVFYAQGRAEEAVAQYRRVVEIDPEDAQAHYNLAEIYYDTGDLRGAEDECRKALTLDPGFSFAYMTLGNICLDQEQPRQALDWFQKFLLHETSAGASDIRDEVAAVVAGLKEELGQG
- a CDS encoding CidA/LrgA family protein, with the translated sequence MAILLIMQLLGEVISRGLNIPIPGNVIGMGLLLAALGVGWVRVQWIQEAAELLLSHLALFFVPAGVGVMVYFDLIAAEWLPIVTATVLSTFVVMAVTGRVALRLDRGRSDHDR
- a CDS encoding LrgB family protein → MIDDLLSSPLFGVALTLAVYALAQKVYLRTGSIFFNPVAVSIASIIGLLLLFRIPYETYAVGGRLVLFLLGPSVVALALPLYVRRREILERKVPILLGIGAGALASIVSAAGLAWVLGGSREVILSLAPKSVTTPIAIGIVEKIGGLPPLTAALVVLTGCLGAICGPEFCRLIGVRDPAAMGLAVGTAAHGIGTARMLEVDRLGGAVSGLAIGLNGLITAFVLPLIVAMFL
- a CDS encoding 3'-5' exonuclease family protein; the encoded protein is MLPAHCVVLDLETTGTSPTHNRIIEIGLCEILHGQMVEEWSSLVNPQVRISPFITQYTGISDELVAAAPTFEELAEDLHQRLSGKVLIAHNARFDYGFLKNEFARLGLDYQEKTLCTLKLSRRLYPEHRRHGLDALIERHGLSSQARHRALGDVRMTWEFLCKALAENPSEVLEKELRRMLGRPSLPPNVPPEQIEALPNAPGVYLFHGENDSVLYVGKSIDLRARVLSHFSGDHRRHKDMRLSQQIHRLEFFETAGELGALLLEARLVKELSPVHNRRLRRTRELHTLRLASDPSQGAVEILSLTHVAPKDLAHIHGLFRSPREAQKALREIASEHNLCLKVMGLEKGRGACFAYQLKKCRGACLGQEPPAPHRVRLQMALSALKLRAWPFAGTVGFREKSPTGCSAVHVFDQWCHLGTAQDETALADILERHNESLGFDLDGYKILCRYLEQKQGKLDVVFLAGKTAANSIPVLGNEPASENRIRSCCGWNGFF
- a CDS encoding VOC family protein; the protein is MTTRSEIPYTSTSFGAIDPGVTIGHVHLKVADLERSLAFYCGVLGFKLTQRYGADAAFIAAGDYHHHLGLNTWQSKGGSAPPEGTTGLFHVAIRYPTRAALADALLRLEAASIALDGASDHGVSEALYLRDPDGNGLELYWDRPQELWPFDDRGELHMVTRPLDLKSLRRQDRTV